Proteins encoded together in one Puntigrus tetrazona isolate hp1 unplaced genomic scaffold, ASM1883169v1 S000000079, whole genome shotgun sequence window:
- the LOC122332435 gene encoding C-C chemokine receptor type 4-like isoform X2 has product MTEEPGTGAADYRDYYEWSETLTPCEDRNTGLWGDSVRPVLYSTVLLVGLSGNALVLWVLLRSRHRWSLTDVCFLGLSVSDLLFLSCLPARAHSDVDRWRFGPLACGSVTALFTTALYSGVFFSVLAALERYVIVFYERSICSRKWPVKAALALFVWTLSLFVSLPHIVFARVRENEHKKSCVTEFPEGAAWMSVLYLNVLSLVLPLMITGFCFCRILGKPEGKRSVVRLLLAVLALYFFFWTPYNIVTFLEFLQTEHYLVSCEWYGNLTLAKRCVETTALIHCCLKPIVYVCAGRTFRRRVLSLLPSFSGSPPSAESSSSELSSTLIT; this is encoded by the exons ATGACCGAGGAGCCGGGGACTGGAGCTG CAGACTACAGGGATTACTATGAGTGGTCGGAGACGCTGACCCCCTGCGAGGACAGAAACACAGGGCTGTGGGGCGACAGCGTCCGGCCCGTCCTCTACAGCACGGTTCTGCTGGTGGGTTTGTCGGGGAACGCTCTGGTCCTGTGGGTCCTGCTCAGATCCCGTCACAGATGGAGTCTGACAGACGTGTGTTTTCTGGGCCTGTCCGTGTCCGACCTGCTGTTCCTGTCGTGTCTGCCGGCGCGGGCTCACAGCGACGTGGACCGCTGGAGGTTCGGCCCGCTGGCGTGTGGCTCCGTCACCGCTCTCTTCACGACGGCTCTCTACAGCGGCGTCTTCTTCTCGGTCCTCGCCGCGCTGGAGCGATACGTCATCGTCTTCTACGAGCGCAGCATCTGTTCCAGGAAGTGGCCTGTGAAAGCGGCCCTGGCTCTGTTCGTCTGGACGCTCAGCCTGTTCGTGTCTCTCCCTCACATCGTGTTCGCAAGAGTCCGAGAGAACGAGCACAAGAAGTCCTGCGTAACCGAATTCCCCGAAGGCGCAGCCTGGATGTCGGTGCTGTACCTGAACGTCCTGAGCTTGGTTCTCCCTCTGATGATCACCGGCTTCTGCTTCTGCCGGATCCTCGGGAAACCAGAAGGAAAGCGGAGCGTGGTCAGACTCCTGCTGGCCGTGCTGGccctttatttcttcttctggACTCCCTACAACATCGTCACGTTCCTCGAGTTCCTGCAGACGGAGCACTACCTGGTCTCCTGCGAGTGGTATGGTAATCTGACTCTTGCCAAGCGGTGTGTGGAAACCACGGCATTAATCCACTGCTGCCTGAAGCCCATCGTCTACGTCTGCGCTGGACGGACGTTCAGAAGAAGAGTCCTCTCGCTCCTTCCGTCGTTCTCCGGCTCTCCTCCGTCAGCCGAGAGCTCTTCTTCTGAGCTTTCCTCCACACTGATCACATAG
- the LOC122332435 gene encoding C-C chemokine receptor type 4-like isoform X1 produces the protein MTEEPGTGAAADYRDYYEWSETLTPCEDRNTGLWGDSVRPVLYSTVLLVGLSGNALVLWVLLRSRHRWSLTDVCFLGLSVSDLLFLSCLPARAHSDVDRWRFGPLACGSVTALFTTALYSGVFFSVLAALERYVIVFYERSICSRKWPVKAALALFVWTLSLFVSLPHIVFARVRENEHKKSCVTEFPEGAAWMSVLYLNVLSLVLPLMITGFCFCRILGKPEGKRSVVRLLLAVLALYFFFWTPYNIVTFLEFLQTEHYLVSCEWYGNLTLAKRCVETTALIHCCLKPIVYVCAGRTFRRRVLSLLPSFSGSPPSAESSSSELSSTLIT, from the exons ATGACCGAGGAGCCGGGGACTGGAGCTG CAGCAGACTACAGGGATTACTATGAGTGGTCGGAGACGCTGACCCCCTGCGAGGACAGAAACACAGGGCTGTGGGGCGACAGCGTCCGGCCCGTCCTCTACAGCACGGTTCTGCTGGTGGGTTTGTCGGGGAACGCTCTGGTCCTGTGGGTCCTGCTCAGATCCCGTCACAGATGGAGTCTGACAGACGTGTGTTTTCTGGGCCTGTCCGTGTCCGACCTGCTGTTCCTGTCGTGTCTGCCGGCGCGGGCTCACAGCGACGTGGACCGCTGGAGGTTCGGCCCGCTGGCGTGTGGCTCCGTCACCGCTCTCTTCACGACGGCTCTCTACAGCGGCGTCTTCTTCTCGGTCCTCGCCGCGCTGGAGCGATACGTCATCGTCTTCTACGAGCGCAGCATCTGTTCCAGGAAGTGGCCTGTGAAAGCGGCCCTGGCTCTGTTCGTCTGGACGCTCAGCCTGTTCGTGTCTCTCCCTCACATCGTGTTCGCAAGAGTCCGAGAGAACGAGCACAAGAAGTCCTGCGTAACCGAATTCCCCGAAGGCGCAGCCTGGATGTCGGTGCTGTACCTGAACGTCCTGAGCTTGGTTCTCCCTCTGATGATCACCGGCTTCTGCTTCTGCCGGATCCTCGGGAAACCAGAAGGAAAGCGGAGCGTGGTCAGACTCCTGCTGGCCGTGCTGGccctttatttcttcttctggACTCCCTACAACATCGTCACGTTCCTCGAGTTCCTGCAGACGGAGCACTACCTGGTCTCCTGCGAGTGGTATGGTAATCTGACTCTTGCCAAGCGGTGTGTGGAAACCACGGCATTAATCCACTGCTGCCTGAAGCCCATCGTCTACGTCTGCGCTGGACGGACGTTCAGAAGAAGAGTCCTCTCGCTCCTTCCGTCGTTCTCCGGCTCTCCTCCGTCAGCCGAGAGCTCTTCTTCTGAGCTTTCCTCCACACTGATCACATAG